One Amorphoplanes digitatis genomic window carries:
- a CDS encoding SHOCT domain-containing protein produces MMYHGYGMGMGWALIVFAVVVPTLLAALWLFITQLQRSPDVPAASDPLPGAERILADRLAHGEIDADEYAQRLRALRAERR; encoded by the coding sequence ATGATGTACCACGGATACGGCATGGGAATGGGCTGGGCTCTGATCGTCTTCGCCGTCGTCGTACCGACCCTACTGGCCGCTCTGTGGCTGTTCATCACGCAGCTCCAGCGCAGTCCCGATGTGCCCGCCGCGTCCGATCCGCTGCCGGGCGCGGAGCGGATCCTGGCGGACCGCCTTGCGCACGGTGAGATCGACGCCGACGAGTACGCCCAGCGTCTACGAGCACTGCGCGCGGAACGCCGCTGA
- the pflA gene encoding pyruvate formate-lyase-activating protein: MTAPTATRALTGSVHSFDISTGVDGPGTRFVAFLAGCPLRCQYCHSPDTWYRRSGMPTTVDELVTEIRRYERFLKVAGGGVTISGGEPLQQPAFTREVLRRCQEMRLHTALDTSGYLGDRADDALLDAVDLALLDIKSGDPGTYRKVTRTGRLAPTVRFAHRLGDRGIPIWVRFVLVPGLTDDPTNVEEVAAIAAAVPTVERVEVLPFHRLGAAKYAALGLPFPLAGTAPPGELLLDRVRGQFREHGLTVC; this comes from the coding sequence ATGACCGCTCCGACCGCGACCCGGGCGCTGACCGGCTCCGTACACTCCTTCGACATCTCGACAGGGGTGGACGGGCCCGGCACCAGGTTCGTCGCCTTCCTGGCCGGCTGCCCGCTGCGCTGCCAGTATTGCCACAGCCCCGACACCTGGTACCGGCGCAGCGGAATGCCGACGACCGTCGACGAGCTGGTCACCGAGATCCGCCGCTACGAACGCTTCCTGAAGGTCGCCGGCGGCGGCGTCACGATCAGCGGCGGAGAGCCCCTGCAACAGCCTGCCTTCACCCGCGAGGTGCTGCGCCGCTGCCAGGAGATGCGGCTGCACACCGCCCTGGACACCAGCGGCTACCTCGGCGACCGCGCCGACGACGCCCTGCTCGACGCCGTCGACCTGGCGCTGCTCGACATCAAGTCCGGCGACCCCGGCACGTACCGGAAGGTGACCCGGACCGGGCGCCTGGCACCCACCGTGAGATTCGCGCACCGCCTGGGCGACCGCGGCATACCGATCTGGGTCCGCTTCGTGCTGGTGCCCGGCCTCACCGACGACCCCACCAACGTCGAGGAGGTCGCCGCGATCGCCGCCGCGGTGCCGACCGTCGAGCGCGTCGAGGTCCTGCCGTTCCACCGGCTCGGCGCCGCCAAGTACGCCGCGCTCGGCCTGCCCTTCCCGCTGGCCGGCACCGCGCCGCCCGGGGAACTCCTGCTCGATCGCGTGCGAGGCCAATTCCGCGAGCACGGCCTCACCGTGTGCTGA
- the pflB gene encoding formate C-acetyltransferase, producing MEHRTAWRGFTGSGWRETIDVGAFIHDNIEPYTGGQEFLTGPTPRTERIWQQLTRMFPEERRRGIYDVDTHTPSTITSHAPGYIDRDHELIVGLQTSAPLRRAIMPAGGLRMVEAGLKAYGYALDPAVRAIFSRYRKTHNDGVFDAYPADVKAARRSHIITGLPDAYGRGRIIGDYRRVALYGVDRLIEERRECKSALDARLSAEDVIRDREELAEQIRALEDLRRMAERYGYDISGPATTGREAIQWLYFAYLAATKEQNGAAMSLGRTSSFVDIYLRRDMAEGTLTEQGAQELIDDFVIKLRIIRFLRTPDYDQLFSGDPTWVTEAIGGIATDGRPLVTRSSFRYLQTLYNLGPAPEPNLTVLWSPRLPEGFKRFCAQVSLDTSAIQYENDDLIRSAYSDDTAIACCVSAMRVGKDMQFFGARANLAKALLYAINGGRDELTGEQMAPACAPLAEDVLDYDEVLAAFDRTLDWLAETYVDALNVIHYMHDKYAYERLEMALHDYPVHRFLATGIAGLSVAADSLSAIRYAQVKALRDETGLVVDYAVDGDFPAYGNNDDRADAIAVDLVERFIDKIRRQPAYRGAEPSLSVLTITSNVVYGKNTGNTPDGRRSGEPFAPGANPMNGRDRHGLVAAALSVAKLPYRCARDGISLTATVTPDGLGHTREERIGNLAGVLDGYTDAGGFHLNVNVLDRATLEDAMAHPENYPQLTIRVSGYAVNFVKLTTEQQRDVISRTFHGSL from the coding sequence ATGGAACACAGGACGGCGTGGCGCGGATTCACCGGCAGCGGGTGGCGCGAGACGATCGACGTCGGCGCGTTCATCCACGACAACATCGAGCCGTACACCGGCGGGCAGGAGTTCCTGACCGGGCCGACTCCGCGCACCGAGCGAATCTGGCAGCAACTGACCCGGATGTTCCCCGAGGAGCGGCGGCGCGGGATCTACGACGTCGACACGCACACCCCGTCGACCATCACCTCGCACGCGCCCGGCTACATCGACCGCGACCACGAGCTGATCGTCGGGCTGCAGACAAGCGCGCCGCTGCGCCGCGCCATCATGCCCGCCGGCGGCCTGCGGATGGTCGAGGCGGGGCTCAAGGCCTACGGGTACGCGCTGGACCCGGCGGTGCGCGCCATCTTCTCCCGGTACCGCAAGACGCACAACGACGGCGTGTTCGACGCGTACCCCGCGGACGTGAAGGCGGCACGGCGCTCGCACATCATCACCGGGTTGCCCGACGCGTACGGCCGCGGCCGGATCATCGGCGACTACCGGCGGGTCGCGCTCTACGGGGTGGACCGGCTGATCGAGGAGCGACGAGAGTGCAAGTCCGCGCTCGACGCCCGGCTCTCCGCCGAGGACGTCATCCGCGACCGCGAGGAACTGGCCGAGCAGATCCGTGCGCTGGAGGACCTGCGCCGCATGGCGGAGCGGTACGGCTACGACATCTCCGGCCCGGCGACCACCGGTCGCGAGGCGATCCAGTGGCTGTACTTCGCCTACCTGGCCGCGACCAAGGAGCAGAACGGTGCCGCCATGTCGCTCGGCCGCACGTCATCCTTTGTGGACATCTATCTGCGGCGGGACATGGCCGAGGGCACGCTGACCGAGCAGGGCGCCCAGGAGCTGATCGACGACTTCGTGATCAAGCTGCGGATCATCCGGTTCCTGCGCACCCCGGACTACGACCAACTGTTCTCCGGCGACCCGACCTGGGTGACCGAGGCGATCGGCGGGATCGCCACGGACGGGCGCCCGCTGGTCACCCGCAGCAGCTTCCGCTACCTGCAGACCCTGTACAACCTCGGACCCGCGCCCGAGCCCAACCTGACGGTGCTGTGGTCGCCGCGGCTGCCCGAGGGCTTCAAACGGTTCTGCGCCCAGGTGTCGCTCGACACCAGCGCGATCCAGTACGAGAACGACGACCTGATCCGCTCGGCCTACAGCGACGACACCGCCATCGCCTGCTGCGTCTCGGCCATGCGCGTCGGCAAGGACATGCAGTTCTTCGGCGCCCGCGCCAACCTGGCCAAGGCCCTGCTGTACGCGATCAACGGCGGCCGTGACGAGCTGACCGGCGAGCAGATGGCGCCCGCCTGCGCGCCGCTCGCCGAGGACGTGCTCGACTACGACGAGGTCCTCGCCGCCTTCGACCGCACCCTGGACTGGCTCGCCGAGACGTATGTGGACGCGCTGAACGTCATCCACTACATGCACGACAAGTACGCCTACGAACGCCTGGAGATGGCCCTGCACGACTATCCCGTGCACCGCTTCCTCGCTACCGGCATCGCCGGTCTCTCGGTCGCCGCCGACAGCCTCAGCGCGATCCGGTACGCCCAGGTGAAGGCGCTGCGCGACGAGACCGGGCTGGTCGTCGACTACGCGGTCGACGGGGACTTTCCCGCATACGGCAACAATGACGACCGGGCGGACGCGATCGCGGTCGACCTGGTCGAGCGGTTCATTGACAAGATCCGGCGGCAGCCCGCGTACCGCGGCGCCGAGCCGAGCCTGTCGGTGCTGACGATCACCTCGAACGTGGTCTACGGCAAGAACACCGGCAACACCCCCGATGGCCGGCGCTCGGGCGAGCCGTTCGCGCCCGGCGCCAACCCGATGAACGGCCGGGACCGGCACGGGCTGGTCGCGGCGGCGCTGTCGGTGGCGAAGTTGCCGTACCGGTGCGCCCGCGACGGGATCTCGCTGACCGCCACGGTCACCCCGGACGGCCTGGGCCACACCCGCGAAGAACGGATCGGCAACCTGGCCGGCGTGCTCGACGGCTACACCGACGCGGGCGGCTTCCACCTCAACGTCAACGTGCTGGACCGCGCGACGCTCGAGGACGCGATGGCCCACCCGGAGAACTACCCGCAGCTCACCATCCGGGTCTCCGGATACGCGGTGAACTTCGTCAAGCTCACCACCGAACAGCAGCGCGACGTCATCTCCCGCACCTTCCACGGCTCGCTATGA
- the ppdK gene encoding pyruvate, phosphate dikinase, which produces MSRYVYDFVEGDKDLKDLLGGKGANLAEMTRMGLPVPPGFTITTEACREYLRTGSTPAGLFAEVELHLRAVQTRTGKSLGDPDDPLLLSVRSGGRFSMPGMMETILDIGLNDASVAGLARQSADERFAWDSYRRLIQMFGKTAFDIPGEDFETELANARDAAGAATDADLTAAQLRDLVHAYKKVFQAHTGRDFPQAPHEQLFLAVTAVFKSWNAERAVLYRRQERIPQDLGTAVNVMAMVFGNRGTDSGTGVAFTRDPATGRRGVYGDYLSNAQGEDVVAGIRNTVGLGELATIDPASYRRLLSIMERLEGRYRDLCDIEFTIENGKLWMLQTRVGKRTPAAAFVIAAQLVDEGTITLDEALRRVTGEQLAQLMFPSFDQAAAPEPLTTGVAASPGAAVGAVVFDSAAAVAATGPVILVRRETNPDDLPGMIAAQGILTSRGGKTSHAAVVARGMGKTCVCGAEQLEIAADSVTVNGRVLRAGDVISVDGTTGRVYAGAVPVHPSAVVRYFEGELTAHGDPLLAAVERLMIHAGHVARLGVHANADTAADAARARRFGATGVGLCRTEHMFLGERRVLIERLILGDQDALSDLLPLQRADFERLFAAMDGLPVTVRLIDPPLHEFLPPLEELTARVARAEALGEDPGHEGTLLTAVRRMHEQNPMLGLRGVRLGLVIPGLFAMQVRAIAQAAAARVAAGGDPRPEIMVPLVGAVQELDTVRTEAESVLAGVAGAPPIRIGTMIEVPRAALTAGQIAGSAEFFSFGTNDLTQMTWGFSRDDVEGAFFGRYLSLGIFAASPFETIDIDGVGELVRIAVERGRATRPNLTVGVCGEHGGDPASVRFFHTAGLDYVSCSPFRVPIARLEAGRASVAGTAASDSR; this is translated from the coding sequence GACCCGGACGATCCGTTGCTGCTGTCGGTGCGTTCCGGTGGCAGGTTCTCCATGCCCGGCATGATGGAGACGATCCTCGACATCGGCCTCAACGACGCCAGCGTGGCCGGGCTCGCCCGGCAGAGCGCCGACGAGCGGTTCGCCTGGGACTCCTACCGGCGGCTGATCCAGATGTTCGGAAAGACGGCGTTCGACATTCCGGGCGAGGACTTCGAGACCGAGTTGGCGAATGCCCGCGACGCGGCCGGCGCCGCAACCGACGCGGACCTCACCGCCGCGCAGTTGCGGGACCTGGTGCACGCGTACAAGAAGGTCTTCCAGGCGCACACCGGCCGCGACTTCCCGCAGGCACCGCACGAGCAGTTGTTCCTCGCCGTCACGGCGGTGTTCAAGTCGTGGAACGCCGAGCGGGCCGTGCTCTACCGGCGGCAGGAACGCATCCCCCAGGACCTTGGCACCGCGGTCAACGTGATGGCGATGGTCTTCGGCAACCGCGGCACCGACTCCGGCACCGGGGTGGCGTTCACCCGCGATCCGGCGACCGGCCGGCGCGGCGTCTACGGCGACTACCTGTCCAACGCTCAGGGCGAGGACGTGGTGGCCGGCATCCGCAACACGGTCGGCCTGGGCGAGCTGGCCACGATCGACCCGGCGAGCTACCGGCGGCTGCTGTCGATCATGGAACGGCTGGAGGGGCGCTACCGGGACCTGTGCGACATCGAGTTCACCATCGAGAACGGCAAGCTGTGGATGCTGCAGACCCGGGTCGGCAAGCGCACCCCGGCCGCCGCGTTCGTGATCGCCGCCCAGCTCGTCGACGAAGGCACCATCACCCTCGACGAGGCGTTGCGGCGGGTCACCGGCGAGCAGCTCGCCCAGCTGATGTTCCCCAGCTTCGACCAGGCCGCGGCGCCCGAGCCGCTCACCACCGGCGTGGCGGCGTCACCGGGCGCGGCGGTCGGCGCGGTCGTGTTCGACTCCGCGGCGGCCGTCGCGGCGACCGGGCCGGTCATCCTGGTCCGCCGGGAGACCAACCCGGACGATCTGCCCGGCATGATCGCCGCCCAGGGCATCCTGACCAGCCGGGGCGGCAAGACCTCACACGCCGCCGTCGTGGCCCGGGGGATGGGCAAGACCTGCGTCTGCGGCGCGGAACAGCTCGAGATCGCCGCGGACTCGGTGACCGTGAACGGCCGTGTCCTGCGGGCCGGCGACGTCATCTCGGTCGACGGCACCACCGGCCGGGTCTACGCCGGAGCCGTCCCGGTCCACCCGTCCGCGGTCGTGCGGTACTTCGAGGGCGAGCTGACCGCGCACGGCGACCCGCTGCTCGCCGCCGTCGAACGACTCATGATCCACGCCGGGCACGTCGCCCGGCTCGGCGTGCACGCCAACGCCGACACCGCCGCCGACGCGGCCCGGGCCCGGCGCTTCGGTGCCACCGGAGTCGGCCTGTGCCGCACCGAGCACATGTTCCTCGGCGAGCGCCGCGTGCTGATCGAGCGGCTGATCCTCGGCGACCAGGACGCACTTAGCGACCTGCTGCCGTTGCAGCGCGCCGACTTCGAGCGGCTGTTCGCCGCGATGGACGGCCTGCCGGTGACGGTGCGGCTGATCGACCCGCCGCTGCACGAGTTCCTTCCGCCGCTGGAGGAGCTGACCGCCCGGGTCGCCCGCGCCGAGGCGCTCGGCGAGGACCCGGGCCACGAGGGAACGCTGCTGACCGCGGTGCGCCGGATGCACGAGCAGAACCCGATGCTGGGCCTGCGCGGCGTACGCCTCGGGCTTGTGATCCCCGGCCTGTTCGCCATGCAGGTCCGGGCCATCGCGCAGGCCGCGGCCGCCCGGGTCGCCGCAGGCGGCGACCCGCGCCCGGAGATCATGGTCCCGCTGGTCGGCGCGGTCCAGGAGCTCGATACGGTACGGACGGAAGCCGAGTCCGTGCTGGCCGGCGTCGCCGGGGCGCCCCCGATCCGGATCGGCACGATGATCGAGGTGCCCAGGGCCGCGCTCACCGCCGGGCAGATCGCCGGGTCGGCCGAGTTCTTCTCCTTCGGCACCAACGACCTGACCCAGATGACCTGGGGCTTCTCCCGCGACGACGTGGAGGGCGCGTTCTTCGGCCGCTACCTGAGCCTCGGCATCTTCGCGGCGTCTCCGTTCGAAACCATCGACATCGACGGGGTCGGCGAACTGGTCCGCATCGCCGTCGAACGCGGCCGCGCCACCCGCCCGAACCTGACCGTCGGCGTCTGCGGCGAACACGGCGGCGACCCCGCCTCGGTGCGGTTCTTCCACACCGCCGGCCTGGACTACGTGTCCTGCTCGCCGTTCCGCGTCCCGATCGCCCGCCTCGAAGCCGGCCGCGCCTCCGTCGCGGGCACCGCCGCCTCGGACAGCCGATAG
- a CDS encoding cation-translocating P-type ATPase, whose translation MHTTAPAPARGLTTVEAGARLTADGPNLVAAPAPRHLLGRIGRQLADPLVALLIAAAVVTTLLGDLPDTAVIVLVVTINTLIGVVQETRADAAIAALDQLAAPTARVVRDGHDQILAAADLVRGDLVRLEAGDIVPADLRLAEAMRATFDESSLTGESVPVHHDPGAEAAAGTVLTTGRAAGVVVRTGAASSLGAITELVAHTKPGPTPLQRRISGLGRALGVTAVAVSGVVFALGVLAGQPIARMAVAAVSLVVAAVPESLPAVVTLTLALGARRMAQTQAIPRRLHAVETLGSVTVIASDKTGTLTENRMSVQQAVTADGLDYTVTGTGYRPAGEIRQHGQITPIPGELRSLARAGLLCNDAELMAPEPGRTEWAAAGDPMEAALVAFAARCGLDTAAERAAAPRVGEQPFDQATRSMTTVHRQETGGYLVVRKGAPESLLAPRADAALLDAAAELATGGLRVLAVATAVTTARPDPADPPPLRTAGLLGIGDPLRATARDTAAAFARSGVRLVLITGDHPATAAAIGTDLGLMGPDDTVVRGDEGSLGADDLDHARVYARTQPEQKLDIIAGLRQRGEVVAMTGDGVNDAPALRRADIGVAMGGGTEVARQAAELVLVDDNLATVADAIGEGRRIYDNIRRFLRYALSGGIAELLVMLGGPLLGMPLALLPGQLLWINLLTHGVPGVALGAEPAEADVLDRRPRSPQESVLGDGLLRSVLAGGLCLATVVLAAGVTAHRLDRPWQSVMFMVLGLAQLGVALAVRARGVPGAGRNWSLLAAVAISAVLQVAGVLLAPLRALLGTEALTAPELLACAVVAVLPGLALRLVHRRAQRDLRPVRG comes from the coding sequence GTGCACACCACCGCTCCCGCCCCGGCGCGCGGTCTCACCACCGTGGAGGCTGGTGCTCGGCTCACCGCGGACGGCCCGAACCTCGTAGCCGCACCGGCGCCTCGACACCTCCTCGGCCGGATCGGCCGGCAACTGGCGGACCCGCTCGTCGCCCTCCTGATCGCCGCCGCCGTGGTGACCACCCTCCTCGGTGATCTGCCGGACACGGCGGTCATCGTCCTGGTGGTCACCATCAACACGCTCATCGGCGTCGTGCAGGAGACCCGCGCCGACGCGGCCATCGCCGCCCTCGACCAGCTCGCCGCACCCACCGCGCGCGTCGTCCGCGACGGCCACGACCAGATCCTGGCGGCCGCCGACCTGGTCCGCGGCGATCTGGTTCGCCTCGAGGCCGGCGACATCGTCCCGGCCGACCTGCGGCTCGCCGAGGCGATGCGCGCGACCTTCGACGAGTCGTCGCTGACCGGAGAATCGGTGCCGGTCCACCACGACCCCGGCGCCGAGGCGGCCGCCGGTACCGTCCTGACCACCGGGCGCGCGGCGGGAGTCGTCGTGCGCACCGGCGCGGCCAGCTCGCTCGGAGCGATCACCGAGCTTGTCGCGCACACCAAGCCGGGACCGACACCGTTGCAGCGCCGCATCTCCGGCCTCGGCCGGGCGCTCGGCGTCACCGCCGTCGCCGTCTCCGGAGTCGTCTTCGCGCTCGGCGTGCTCGCCGGCCAGCCGATCGCGCGGATGGCCGTCGCGGCGGTCAGCCTCGTCGTCGCCGCCGTCCCGGAGAGCCTGCCGGCCGTCGTCACGCTCACCCTCGCCCTCGGGGCACGCCGGATGGCACAGACCCAGGCCATCCCACGCAGGCTGCACGCCGTCGAGACACTCGGCTCGGTCACCGTCATCGCCTCGGACAAGACCGGCACACTCACCGAGAACCGGATGAGCGTGCAGCAGGCCGTCACCGCCGACGGCCTCGACTACACCGTCACCGGCACCGGATACCGCCCGGCCGGTGAGATCCGGCAGCACGGCCAGATCACGCCGATACCCGGCGAGCTACGCAGTCTCGCCCGGGCCGGCCTGTTGTGCAACGACGCCGAGCTGATGGCGCCGGAACCCGGCCGAACCGAGTGGGCGGCAGCGGGTGATCCCATGGAAGCCGCGCTGGTGGCCTTCGCCGCGCGCTGCGGTCTGGACACCGCCGCCGAACGAGCCGCCGCGCCGCGCGTCGGCGAGCAACCCTTCGACCAGGCCACGCGGTCCATGACGACGGTGCACCGCCAGGAGACCGGCGGCTATCTGGTGGTGCGCAAGGGCGCTCCGGAGTCGCTGCTTGCCCCCCGAGCCGACGCCGCACTTCTCGACGCGGCGGCCGAACTCGCCACCGGCGGGTTGCGGGTGCTGGCCGTGGCGACCGCGGTCACCACCGCCAGGCCGGATCCGGCCGATCCGCCGCCGTTGCGCACCGCAGGGCTGCTGGGCATCGGCGACCCGCTGCGGGCCACAGCCCGGGACACCGCCGCGGCGTTCGCGCGCTCCGGCGTACGCCTGGTGCTGATCACCGGCGACCACCCCGCGACCGCCGCGGCGATCGGCACCGACCTCGGCCTGATGGGGCCGGACGACACCGTCGTCCGCGGCGACGAGGGCTCGCTCGGCGCCGACGACCTCGATCACGCCAGGGTCTACGCCCGCACCCAGCCCGAGCAGAAGCTGGACATCATCGCGGGGCTGCGGCAGCGCGGCGAGGTGGTGGCGATGACCGGCGACGGGGTGAACGACGCGCCCGCGCTGCGCCGCGCCGACATCGGCGTGGCCATGGGCGGCGGCACCGAGGTCGCCCGGCAGGCCGCCGAACTGGTCCTGGTCGACGACAACCTGGCGACCGTGGCCGACGCCATCGGCGAGGGGCGCCGGATCTACGACAACATCCGCCGCTTCCTGCGCTACGCGCTCTCCGGTGGCATCGCCGAACTGCTCGTCATGCTGGGCGGCCCGCTGCTCGGCATGCCGCTGGCGTTGCTGCCCGGCCAGCTGCTCTGGATCAACCTGCTCACCCACGGCGTGCCCGGTGTCGCCCTCGGCGCCGAGCCGGCCGAGGCCGACGTGCTGGACCGCCGGCCGCGGTCGCCGCAGGAGTCCGTCCTCGGCGACGGCCTGCTCCGCAGCGTCCTCGCCGGCGGCCTGTGCCTGGCCACCGTGGTGCTGGCGGCCGGCGTCACCGCACACCGGCTCGACCGGCCGTGGCAGTCCGTCATGTTCATGGTCCTCGGACTCGCCCAGCTCGGTGTCGCCCTCGCCGTACGGGCCAGGGGCGTGCCCGGCGCCGGACGCAACTGGTCGCTGCTCGCCGCGGTGGCGATCTCCGCGGTACTACAGGTCGCCGGCGTGCTGCTGGCTCCCTTGCGGGCGCTGCTGGGAACCGAGGCGCTGACCGCCCCGGAGCTCCTGGCGTGTGCGGTCGTCGCCGTGCTCCCGGGGCTTGCGCTGCGCCTCGTCCACCGGCGTGCACAGCGGGACCTTCGGCCCGTTCGCGGGTGA